One genomic window of Monodelphis domestica isolate mMonDom1 chromosome 1, mMonDom1.pri, whole genome shotgun sequence includes the following:
- the LOC100010754 gene encoding olfactory receptor 2D2-like, producing the protein MNQTTHFRVTEFLLLGLSDDPKIQLLLFILVLGVYLVTVLGNLLLIFLVLTDTQLHTPMYFFLCNLSTADLFFSTNIVPQALVHMLSKRKVISFIGCAAQLLLFLIFGCTQCALLAVMSYDRYLAICDPMHYSLIMTGRLCCLLSLGCWISGFLVSIVDTTFTLHLPYQGDNKISHFFCEAPAILAIASGDTHSSKMAIFLMGVVILLAPVSLILVSYGSIIVTVIRMKTASGRLKAFSTCGSHLLVVILFYGTGIMTYMTPKSSKEQGKLVSVFYAVINPMLNPLIYSLRNKDVKRAFRNATNRGKICKL; encoded by the coding sequence ATGAACCAGACAACCCACTTCAGAGTGACAGAATTCCTTCTCCTGGGACTTTCTGATGACCCCAAGATACAACTACTACTCTTCATATTAGTTTTGGGGGTGTACTTAGTTACTGTTCTTGGAAACCTGCTTCTTATCTTTCTGGTTCTCACTGATACCCAGCTCCATACACCCATGTACTTTTTTCTGTGCAATTTATCTACAGCTGACCTCTTTTTCTCTACCAACATTGTTCCCCAAGCTCTAGTTCACATGTTATCCAAAAGAAAGGTCATTTCCTTCATAGGATGTGCAGCTCAGCTGCTTCTCTTCCTAATTTTTGGATGTACACAATGTGCCTTGCTAGCTGTAATGTCTTATGACCGATATTTGGCTATTTGTGATCCCATGCACTACTCTCTTATCATGACAGGCAGGTTATGTTGCCTCTTATCTTTGGGGTGCTGGATCAGTGGTTTTCTAGTTTCAATTGTGGACACTACATTCACATTACACCTACCCTATCAAGGAGACAataaaatttctcatttcttttgtgaGGCTCCAGCAATCTTGGCTATTGCATCTGGAGATACCCATAGCTCAAAGATGGCCATTTTCCTCATGGGTGTGGTGATTCTTCTTGcacctgtgtccttgatcctGGTTTCCTATGGCTCTATCATAGTGACTGTCATCAGGATGAAGACAGCTTCAGGGAGGCTCAAGGCATTTTCCACTTGTGGCTCCCACCTTTTAGTGGTTATCCTTTTTTATGGAACAGGAATCATGACTTATATGACACCCAAGTCCTCTAAGGAGCAGGGGAAACTGGTGTCTGTGTTTTATGCTGTGATAAACCCCATGCTTAACCCCCTTATCTACAGCCTACGGAACAAAGATGTGAAAAGAGCTTTCAGGAATGCAACCAACAGAGGGAAAATCTGTAAACTCTGA
- the LOC100618282 gene encoding olfactory receptor 2D2-like, producing MNLNNQTWVTEFLLLGLSDDPQTQLLLIILFLGVYLGTVLGSLLLIYLVLTDSHLHTPMYFFLFHLSLADLGVSTTIVPQALFHMLTRKKAISFMGCAAQLFFTLHFGSTQCSLLAVMSYDRYLAICDPMHYSLIMTGRLCGQLALVCWVCGIVVSSVDTVFTLSLPYQGDNRIAHFFCDAPVILTLASGDTHKAEVAIFFMGVVILLTPVSLILVSYGFIIVTVIRMKTTSGRLKAFSTCGSHLLVVILFYGTLISSFMTPKTLREQMKQVAVFFVVINPMLNPLIYSLRNKEVKRAFKTAVNRK from the coding sequence ATGAACCTGAACAACCAGACCTGGGTGACAGAATTTCTCCTTCTGGGGCTTTCTGATGACCCTCAGACTCAGCTGCTGCTCATTATATTGTTCTTAGGGGTCTATTTAGGTACTGTACTTGGGAGCCTACTTCTCATCTACCTGGTTTTAACTGACTCACACCTCCACACACCCATGtactttttccttttccacttgTCTCTGGCTGACCTTGGTGTTTCTACCACCATTGTTCCGCAAGCCCTTTTCCACATGCTGACCAGGAAGAAGGCCATATCCTTCATGGGCTGTGCTGCTCAGCTTTTCTTTACCCTCCATTTTGGATCTACACAGTGTTCACTATTAGCTGTGATGTCCTATGACCGGTATTTAGCGATCTGTGACCCCATGCATTACTCTCTCATCATGACAGGGCGACTCTGTGGACAATTGGCATTGGTGTGCTGGGTCTGTGGTATTGTGGTATCCTCAGTTGATACTGTATTCACTCTCAGCCTCCCTTACCAGGGAGACAATAGGATTGCTCATTTCTTTTGTGATGCCCCAGTTATCTTGACCCTGGCATCAGGAGACACTCATAAAGCGGAAGTAGCCATTTTTTTCATGGGTGTGGTAATTCTGCTTACACCTGTATCCCTGATCCTGGTCTCCTATGGCTTTATCATAGTGACTGTCATCAGGATGAAGACAACCTCAGGAAGACTCAAGGCATTCTCTACCTGCGGCTCCCATCTCCTTGTGGTCATCCTTTTTTATGGGACACTGATAAGTTCCTTCATGACACCTAAGACCCTAAGGGAGCAGATGAAGCAGGTTGCTGTGTTCTTTGTTGTCATAAATCCTATGCTTAACCCTCTTATATACAGCCTGAGGAATAAGGAAGTGAAGAGGGCTTTCAAAACTGCAGTTAATAGGAAGTAA